A stretch of Oryza brachyantha chromosome 4, ObraRS2, whole genome shotgun sequence DNA encodes these proteins:
- the LOC102709640 gene encoding uncharacterized protein LOC102709640: MGQAWASLQDKLQGRQWKEKQVRKITDKVFDHLTEDAKKREQEALTFEEVYIAVLCVYNDINKYLPGPHYDPPSKENLKSMMNEYDINLDGLLDREEFAEFIRKLTADSLCAISLKLLVTLVAAPALALATKRATEGVPGVGKVVRKVPNSIYASVITLGVVMAQKSTEGVE; encoded by the exons atgggACAGGCCTGGGCGTCCCTCCAAGATAAGCTCCAAG GGAGGCAATGGAAGGAGAAGCAGGTGAGGAAGATCACGGACAAGGTGTTCGACCACCTCACCGAGGACGCCAAGAAGCGCGAGCAAGAGGCCCTCACCTTCGAGGAGGTCTACATCGCCGTCCTCTGCGTCTACAA CGACATCAACAAGTACTTGCCAGGGCCGCACTATGATCCACCGTCCAAGGAAAATCTTAAATCCATGATGAAT GAATACGACATTAACCTGGACGGGCTCCTGGATCGCGAGGAGTTCGCGGAGTTCATACGGAAGCTGACGGCGGACTCCCTGTGCGCGATCAGCCTCAAGCTGCTGGTGACGCTggtggccgcgccggcgctggcgctggcgaCCAAGAGGGCGACGGAGGGCGTCCCCGGCGTCGGCAAGGTGGTGCGCAAGGTGCCGAACTCCATCTACGCCTCCGTCATCACCCTCGGTGTCGTCATGGCCCAGAAATCCACCGAGGGCGTCGAGTAG
- the LOC102706100 gene encoding uncharacterized protein LOC102706100 has product MAQFFGRMWDRAQGKLYVLMICDKVFKELADKNKQLLDINSLHVATLMVYNSINKQLAGPHKDPPCMNDVAKKMESFKKNKIEGITLEEFRGLIMEWVRKDLRLVLANKAAVAIMAAPLLAVTAKNAGKQVPRIGPAVEKVPTPLLFTVFSVGLMFLQDIRAGKQ; this is encoded by the exons ATGGCTCAGTTCTTCGGCCGCATGTGGGACAGGGCGCAGG GCAAGCTGTACGTGCTGATGATCTGCGACAAGGTGTTCAAGGAGCTGGCCGACAAGAACAAGCAGCTCCTGGACATCAACTCCCTCCATGTCGCCACCCTCATGGTTTACAA CTCGATAAACAAGCAATTAGCTGGCCCACATAAGGATCCGCCGTGCATGAATGATGTCGCTAAAAAGATGGAG TCCTTCAAGAAGAATAAAATCGAGGGGATAACACTGGAGGAGTTCCGGGGTCTGATCATGGAGTGGGTCCGCAAGGATCTGCGGCTCGTCCTCGCGAACAAGGCCGCGGTGGCGATCAtggcggcgccgctgctggCCGTCACGGCCAAGAACGCCGGCAAGCAGGTGCCGAGGATCGGGCCCGCCGTGGAGAAGGTGCCCACGCCGCTGCTCTTCACCGTCTTCTCCGTCGGGCTCATGTTCCTGCAGGACATCCGGGCGGGCAAGCAATGA
- the LOC107304033 gene encoding uncharacterized protein LOC107304033 — protein sequence MVAHKKMDPSVSSSRKHGLYHFLQSDDQCFIGSSIGISPEEIGTLEQTEMEQISSDLQSLKTLYGLLHKGPADENLDETSRAFLMRMLDDATQQTLLKQAKMLSGSAMSPALERKLSVQPDRRRRDDAMPCLKPIASFSPSVHASERSSRPRAQGTVRSRDSRHVQGDRFLARVASNLSSRTAVPPRRPDQRISRLASPRSSFRPVTPQHGTVAGGTPRSDRRGNENGPRRGSSGGDQSSTERGSSRRGSVYREPSAVQKLHRGGSAAAWPHGAEGSSTRHLGRTDSGLSVSVRPRRASQRAARCAAAPKLTSSSNAAATIRSRIGPNRYTMERSLHRAGEVEEESLRRRRGKEVADDASVNMGRSSRPPRRTLNKINSGSTYSSGGSSRAAASFASWSPTEASSSGASASAPSWVSSRPRGHAPPQHAFDIGASTSRHRRRRERQERRVGRLRWVKNKLALVFHHRHDHHHHHFGPSGNQNQEGLLASRGHHHMSPWGFLGGVFHRAKKTVQAKRRGGALFNAPPAYVWDTRRPPAGGAMWRMGSRLKVKKLNWLQRMNPRRRRRSGYGKAV from the exons ATGGTGGCACATAAGAAGATGGATCCATCGGTTTCGTCTTCCCGTAAGCATGGTCTGTACCATTTTCTg CAATCTGACGATCAGTGTTTTATTGGTTCTTCGATCGGCATCTCCCCTGAAGAAATAGGAACGCTAGAGCAAACGGAGATGGAGCAAATTTCTTCTGATCTACAGTCGTTGAAGACGCTCTATGGGCTGCTACACAAAGGTCCGGCGGATGAAAAT TTAGATGAAACATCAAGAGCCTTTCTGATGAGGATGTTAGATGATGCTACTCAGCAGACTCTCCTCAAGCAGGCAAAG ATGCTGTCAGGTTCCGCAATGTCTCCTGCGCTGGAGAGGAAGCTCTCGGTGCAGCCTGATCGCCGGAGGCGCGACGACGCCATGCCGTGCCTGAAGCCGATAGCCTCATTCAGCCCCAGCGTCCATGCCAGCGAGAGATCAAGCCGGCCGAGGGCGCAAGGCACCGTGAGAAGCCGAGACAGCCGCCATGTCCAAGGCGATCGTTTCCTTGCTCGCGTGGCCTCCAACCTCTCGTCAAGaaccgccgtgccgccgcgccgtccggATCAACGCATTtcccgcctcgcctcgcctcgttCTTCGTTCAGGCCCGTGACGCCGCAGCACGGCACGGTGGCCGGTGGGACGCCGCGCTCCGACAGGAGGGGTAATGAGAAcggcccgcgccgcggctCCAGCGGTGGTGATCAGTCGTCGACGGAGcgcggcagcagcaggcgCGGCTCCGTCTACCGCGAGCCGTCGGCTGTACAGAAACTGCAtcgcggcggctcggcggcggcatggccaCATGGAGCGGAGGGCTCCTCGACGCGCCATCTCGGGAGGACGGACTCCGGCTTGTCCGTGAGCGTGCGGCCGCGCCGTGCCTCTCAGCGAGCCGCgcggtgcgcggcggcgccgaagcTGACCTCGTCGAGCAACGCGGCTGCCACGATACGCAGCCGCATCGGGCCGAACCGGTACACCATGGAGCGCTCCCTACATCGAgctggtgaagttgaagaagagagcctgcggcggcgacgggggaaGGAAGTCGCCGATGATGCCAGCGTCAACATGGGCAGATcaagccggccgccgcggcgaacgCTGAATAAGATCAACTCCGGCAGCACGTACAGCAGCGGCGGCTCATCACGTGCCGCTGCCTCGTTCGCCTCCTGGAGCCCCACAGAGGCGTCATCGTCGGGAGCTTCAGCTTCCGCCCCGTCGTGGGTGTCATCGAGGCCGAGAGGccatgcgccgccgcagcacgcATTTGATATAGGCGCGTCGACgagccgccatcgccgccgccgggaacGCCAGGAGAGGAGGGTGGGGCGGCTGAGGTGGGTCAAGAACAAGCTCGCCCTGGTGTTCCATCACCGCCatgatcaccaccaccaccacttcgGGCCCTCGGGCAACCAGAACCAGGAGGGGCTCCTGGCCAGTCGTGGCCACCACCACATGTCGCCGTGGGGGTTTCTCGGGGGCGTCTTCCACCGTGCGAAGAAGACTGTGCAGGCAaagcggcgtggcggcgcgcTGTTCAACGCACCGCCGGCGTACGTATGGGACACACggaggccgccggccggcggtgCGATGTGGCGTATGGGCAGCCGGCTGAAGGTCAAGAAGCTGAATTGGTTGCAGCGGATGAatccacggcgccgccgccgttcagGATATGGAAAAGCAGTGTAG
- the LOC102710200 gene encoding V-type proton ATPase subunit G1-like, with protein MDANRRQSGIQQLLAAEQEAQQIVNAARAAKSARLRQAKEEAEREIAEYRAQMEAEFQRKVAESSGDSGANVKRLEQETAEKIAQLKQQAASISPEVIQMLLRHVTTVKN; from the exons ATGGATGCAAACAGGCGCCAGAGTGGAATTCAGCAATTGTTGGCTGCAGAGCAAGAGGCTCAGCAAATTGTAAATGCTGCTAGGGCCG CTAAATCGGCAAGGCTTAGGCAAGCAAAAGAGGAGGCCGAGAGGGAAATAGCTGAATACCGTGCTCAGATGGAGGCTGAATTCCAGAGGAAGGTTGCAGAG AGTAGCGGTGACTCTGGTGCAAATGTCAAGCGCCTTGAACAAGAGACAGCAGAGAAAATAGCACAGCTCAAGCAGCAGGCTGCAAGTATTTCCCCTGAAGTGATTCAGATGCTTCTGAGGCATGTCACCACTGTGAAGAACTGA
- the LOC102706380 gene encoding multiple organellar RNA editing factor 2, chloroplastic-like, whose amino-acid sequence MATAAARAVAAAGRPAQGIPLSRRLAASSSSSARPLRPRGGRAAGSVRCMARRPDSSYSPLRSGQGGDRAPTEMAPLFPGCDYEHWLIVMDKPGGEGATKQQMIDCYIQTLAKVVGSEEEAKKKIYNVSCERYFGFGCEIDEETSNKLEGLPGVLFVLPDSYVDAENKDYGAELFVNGEIVQRSPERQRRVEPVPQRAQDRPRYSDRTRYVKRRENQAYQR is encoded by the exons ATGGCCACCGCAGctgcgcgcgccgtcgccgccgccggacggcCGGCGCAGGGGATTCCGTTGTCGCGGCGCCTTgcggcgtcctcctcctcctccgctcgccCGCTGCGGcctcgcggcggccgcgccgctgGGTCCGTCCGCTGcatggcgcggcggccggactCCTCGTACTCGCCGCTTCGGTCGGGGCAGGGAGGCGACCGCGCGCCCACGGAGATGGCGCCGCTCTTCCCGGGCTGCGACTACGAGCACTGGCTCATCGTCATGGACAagcccggcggcgagggcgccaCCAAGCAGCAGATGATCGACTGCTACATCCAGACCCTCGCCAAGGTCGTGGGAAG TGAGGAGGaggcgaagaagaagatatACAACGTGTCGTGCGAACGGTACTTTGGGTTCGGTTGCGAGATTGACGAGGAAACATCCAACAAGCTGGAAG GGCTCCCAGGTGTTCTATTTGTACTTCCTGATTCCTATGTTGATGCGGAGAACAAGGATTATGGAG CGGAGTTATTTGTAAATGGAGAAATCGTTCAAAGATCACCAGAAAGGCAGAGAAGGGTGGAGCCAGTTCCTCAGAGAGCACAAGATAGACCCCGGTACAGTGACCGAACTCGTTATGTGAAGCGGAGGGAGAACCAGGCGTACCAGCGGTGA
- the LOC102709920 gene encoding thylakoid lumenal 29 kDa protein, chloroplastic, with amino-acid sequence MAGANFLSTVRHPPAPLLASARGSASASAVSSPARRHAHNQVCCHAAAQDEPLQFRRRDLIGGCLTTAIGLEIIEGSTGFTGVATAADLIERRQRSEFQSSIKTTLATAITAKKELIPSLLTLALNDAMTYDKATKSGGPNGSISLSAEISRPENRGLSAALDLIVDAKKEIDSYSKGGPISFSDLIQFAAQSALKLTFLDAAIAKCGGNEDKGRTLYSAYGSNGQWGLFDKLFGRQDAQEPDPEGRVPDWSKASVQEMKDKFVAIGLGPRQLAVMSVFLGPDQAATEERLIADKDCRPWVEKYQRSRDTVSRTDYEVDLITTLTKLSSLGQKINYEAYTYPKQKIDLGKLKL; translated from the exons ATGGCAGGCGCCAACTTCCTCTCCACCGTGCGGCATCCTcccgcgccgctgctcgcctccGCACgcggctccgcctccgcctccgccgtctcctctcccgcgcgaCGGCACGCGCAC AATCAGGTGTGCTGCCACGCTGCTGCGCAGGACGAGCCTCTGCAATTTCGTAGAAGGGATTTAATCGGCGGTTGCTTAACTACTGCCATTGGCTTG GAAATAATCGAGGGCTCTACAGGATTCACAGGAGTGGCTACAGCAGCTGATCTGATTGAGCGTCGACAACGCTCTGAATTCCAAT CAAGCATCAAAACCACCCTGGCCACAGCCATAACG GCTAAGAAAGAGCTCATTCCGTCTTTGTTGACCTTGGCACTGAATGATGCTATGACATATGACAAG GCCACAAAATCAGGAGGTCCAAATGGATCGATCAGCCTAAG TGCAGAAATAAGCAGACCTGAAAACCGTGGACTTTCTGCTGCTTTGGATTTGATAGTTGATGCAAAAAAGGAGATAGATTCCTACTCCAAAGGAGGACCCATTTCATTTTCAGATCTGATCCAATTTGCAG CACAATCTGCACTGAAGCTAACATTCCTCGATGCGGCCATTGCCAAATGTGGCGGGAATGAAGACAAAGGAAGAACACTATACTCAGCCTACGGTTCAAATGGCCAG TGGGGTCTTTTTGACAAGCTATTTGGTCGGCAAGATGCACAAGAACCTGATCCTGAAGGAAGAGTACCTGACTGGAGCAAAGCTTCTGTACAGGAAATGAAGGATAAGTTCGTAGCTATTGGTTTGGGTCCTCGCCAG CTTGCTGTGATGTCGGTCTTCCTGGGGCCTGACCAAGCTGCCACAGAGGAACGGTTGATCGCTGATAAAGATTGCCGTCCATGGGTCGAGAAGTATCAACGCAGTCGCGATACTGTCTCTAGAACTGACTACGAG GTTGACCTGATAACCACGCTCACAAAGCTGAGCTCCCTTGGGCAGAAGATAAACTACGAGGCCTACACGTATCCTAAGCAAAAGATTGACCTAGGTAAATTGAAACTGTGA
- the LOC102706654 gene encoding uncharacterized protein LOC102706654 — protein MMEGGCGEGVGGGGGGGGGGRDERVPQWGAQETRELIAARGEIEREAVAARRSAKTMWEAVSARLRERGYRRTADQCKCKWKNLVNRYKGKETSDPENGRQCPFFDELHAVFTERARTMQQQLLESESGPSVKKKLKRPSGNLSSEDSDDEEDAGEESGDEKPLRGRKRKTTDKRQQSQRRAEKSRTSISSIHELLQDFLAQQQRMDIQWHEMMEKRSRERLVFEQEWRQSLQKLEQERLMLEHTWMEREEQRRMREEDRAEKRDALLTTLLNKLLQEDLSTADTVLGVNIPCSISIRLLGFFTRKRLGILAFGIRWIDRPISGTGRVSMEGKLLLRPLLSHPRLPVAGLVPSRRLRASRILLSDRRPRPKARQLGVSLRRRPSHQTETTPSRGGREWWAPTVVAGLVLHLALCSVAFLFPTYARACVGALPPPPAGAVEVEEEDDDEEWKVALQQWKSKTYSLSVPLRVVALRGSFPPAWIKDFVEAQGKRIKFSPEFRSSLDALFSEMSQCLEKGQLQPKSTMAADVVSIGDSWLGYAIRKGLLEPVKNAEEQDWFRSLSDRWKIHLCRNHNGDVDPNGSIWGVPYRWGTVVIAYKKNKFKRHNLKPIQDWEDLWRPELAGKISMVDSPREVIGAVLKYLGSTYNTNDMESEVNGGRETVLESLTQLQKQVQLFDNMNYLKSFGVGDVWVAVGWSSDVIPAAKRMSNVAVVVPKSGSSLWADLWAIPSATKFQTDRIGGRTRGPSPLIHQWFDFCLQSARSLPFRQDVIPGASPLFLENPVPEVPQERNKRKPKLDTNLVRGAPPLEILGKCEFLEPLSEKALDDYQWLISRMQRPHRGLFGNLLQNISSVLNFKSRA, from the exons ATGATGGAGGGCGGGTGCGGCGAAGGGgtaggaggcggcggcggaggaggaggaggagggagggacgAGCGGGTGCCGCAGTGGGGGGCGCAGGAGACGCGGGAGCTGATCGCGGCCCGCGGGGAGATTGAGCGGgaggccgtcgccgcgcgccgcagcGCCAAGACGATGTGGGAGGCGGTGTCGGCTCGCCTCCGGGAGCGCGGGTACCGCCGCACCGCCGACCAATGCAAGTGCAAGTGGAAGAACCTCGTCAACCGATACAAG GGAAAAGAAACATCTGATCCGGAAAATGGTAGGCAGTGTCCTTTCTTTGATGAACTGCATGCAGTCTTCACTGAACGAGCTAGAACTATGCAACAACAACTCCTTGAGTCTGAATCTGGGCCATCTGTTAAGAAGAAACTAAAGCGGCCTAGTGGTAATTTGTCATCGGAGGATTCGGACGATGAGGAAGATGCCGGTGAAGAAAGTGGCGATGAGAAACCCTTAAGAGGCAGAAAGAGGAAAACTACTGATAAGAGGCAACAATCACAGCGAAGGGCAGAAAAGTCGAGGACTAGCATTTCAAGCATCCATGAATTGTTGCAGGATTTCCTGGCGCAGCAACAGCGCATGGATATTCAGTGGCATGAGATGATGGAGAAGCGTTCCCGGGAACGACTTGTTTTTGAACAAGAATGGCGACAGTCTCTGCAAAAGCTGGAGCAGGAGAGACTGATGCTGGAGCACACCTGGATGGAACGAGAGGAACAACGAAGGATGAGAGAAGAAGACCGAGCTGAGAAAAGGGATGCCCTACTGACCACACTCTTGAACAAACTGTTACAGGAAGATCTGT CTACTGCAGATACTGTTCTTGGAGTGAACATTCCTTGTAGCATTTCCATTAGGCTTTTAGGATTCTTTACCC GAAAACGTTTGGGAATATTGGCATTTGGGATaagatggatcgatcgaccgaTCAGTGGAACTGGAAGGGTGTCAATGGAGGggaagctgctgctgcgtcccctcctctcccaccCTCGCCTCCCCGTCGCGGGCCTCGTACCcagccgtcgcctccgcgcctCCCGCATCCTCCTCAGCGACCGGCGCCCGAGGCCGAAGGCGAGGCAGCTGGGTGTTTCCCTGCGGCGCCGGCCAAGCCACCAGACCGAGACGACGCCTAGCCGCGGAGGCCGGGAGTGGTGGGCGCCAACCGTCGTGGCGGGGTTGGTGCTCCATCTGGCGCTATGCTCCGTCGCCTTCCTCTTTCCCACCTATGCACGCGCCTGCGTGGGCGCCCTCCCGCCCCCACCTGCCGGCGCcgttgaggtggaggaggaggatgacgacgaggaGTGGAAGGTCGCGTTGCAGCAGTGGAAGTCCAAGACTTActccctctctgttcccctgcGGGTCGTCGCGCTCCGCGGCTCCTTCCCTCCTGCGTGGATCAAG GATTTTGTTGAAGCTCAGGGGAAGAGGATCAAATTCAGCCCGGAGTTCCGGAGTAGCCTTGATGCGCTCTTCTCAGAGATGTCACAGTGTCTAGAGAAGGGTCAACTTCAGCCGAAATCCACAATGGCAGCTGATGTTGTTTCCATTGGGGACTCTTGGCTCGGCTATGCCATTCGTAAGGGATTGTTAGAGCCTGTCAAGAACGCTGAAGAACAGGATTGGTTTCGTAGCCTAAGTGACAGATGGAAG ATTCATCTGTGCAGGAACCACAATGGCGATGTAGATCCTAATGGCTCAATTTGGGGGGTTCCATACAGATGGGGCACCGTGGTCATTGCTTACAAGAAAAACAAGTTCAAAAGGCATAACCTGAAACCAATACAG GACTGGGAGGATCTGTGGAGGCCTGAACTTGCTGGAAAAATTTCAATGGTAGATTCTCCTAGAGAAGTTATTGGTGCAGTCCTGAAGTATCTAGGATCCACATATAACACTAATGACATGGAATCAGAAGTGAATGGTGGTAGGGAAACTGTCTTAGAAAGTTTGACTCAACTACAGAAGCAG GTTCAACTATTTGATAACATGAACTATCTTAAGTCGTTTGGAGTAGGAGATGTATGGGTTGCAGTAGGTTGGAGCAGTGATGTCATTCCTGCTGCAAAGCGAATGTCTAATGTTGCAGTGGTGGTTCCCAAGTCAGGCAGTAGTCTATGGGCTGATCTATGG GCGATACCGTCTGCGACCAAATTTCAGACTGACCGAATTGGCGGCAGAACAAGAGGCCCATCTCCGCTTATCCACCAGTGGTTTGACTTCTGCCTGCAGAGCGCTAGGAGCTTACCCTTTCGGCAAGATGTCATCCCAGGAGCATCGCCATTGTTCCTTGAGAACCCGGTGCCTGAAGTTCCTCAAGAACGAAACAAGAGAAAGCCGAAGCTGGACACGAATCTTGTCAGGGGAGCACCACCCCTTGAAATCCTGGGAAAATGCGAGTTTCTAGAGCCTCTATCAGAAAAGGCACTGGACGATTACCAATGGCTGATATCGAGAATGCAGAGACCACATCGTGGTCTATTTGGAAATTTGTTGCAAAATATATCGAGTGTACTGAACTTCAAATCAAGAGCTTAA